The Hyphomicrobiales bacterium genome has a window encoding:
- a CDS encoding conserved exported hypothetical protein (Evidence 4 : Unknown function but conserved in other organisms), translating into MIRHLLVSLALGLSLLGAAPAFAQAPTLTPSHLQAAREVMDLTAVTQNITNIYREFEESAKQLIGTRPEMTKDAEGVIAELKPEADKRAEEMIKTAATVFASKMTEADLKEVAGFFKSAVGQRYTSLRAEAMKDIFPVLQPWSMQTSNYLFDRFSQEMRKRGHTF; encoded by the coding sequence ATGATCCGCCATCTTCTCGTCAGCCTGGCTCTCGGCCTGTCGCTGCTCGGCGCCGCTCCCGCCTTTGCCCAGGCTCCGACATTGACGCCGAGCCATCTCCAGGCAGCGCGCGAGGTCATGGACCTGACCGCCGTCACCCAGAACATCACCAATATCTATCGCGAGTTCGAGGAGAGCGCGAAGCAGCTGATCGGGACCCGGCCCGAGATGACCAAGGACGCGGAGGGCGTCATCGCCGAGTTGAAGCCGGAGGCCGACAAGCGCGCCGAGGAGATGATCAAGACCGCGGCGACGGTCTTCGCCAGCAAGATGACGGAAGCCGACCTCAAGGAGGTCGCCGGCTTTTTCAAGTCGGCCGTCGGGCAGCGCTATACCAGCCTGCGTGCCGAAGCGATGAAGGATATTTTCCCGGTGCTCCAGCCCTGGAGCATGCAGACCAGCAACTATCTCTTCGATCGCTTCTCGCAGGAAATGCGCAAGCGCGGCCATACGTTCTGA
- the rpiA gene encoding Ribose-5-phosphate isomerase A, with the protein MNADDLKKQAAARALELVRPGMRLGLGTGSTAKHFVDLLGAKVASGFDILCVATSEVTQAQALSLGIPMSTLDETPELDLTVDGADEVDAQLRLIKGGGAALLREKIVAAASARMIVIADDGKLVQKLGRFPLPIEVVPFGLEATRRAVAEAIAASGAAGELSLRQKADGSTLVTDGGHFILDAHLGAIDRPELLAQALNTVPGVVEHGLFIGLAAGAILAGADGLKLLGRIE; encoded by the coding sequence ATGAACGCCGACGATCTCAAGAAGCAGGCAGCCGCCCGCGCGCTCGAACTGGTGCGGCCGGGCATGCGGCTGGGGCTCGGGACGGGCTCGACCGCGAAGCATTTCGTCGATCTGCTCGGCGCGAAAGTCGCGTCCGGTTTCGACATCCTCTGCGTCGCCACCTCGGAGGTGACGCAGGCGCAGGCCCTGTCGCTCGGCATCCCGATGTCGACGCTGGACGAGACGCCCGAGCTCGACCTGACGGTCGACGGCGCCGACGAGGTCGATGCGCAGCTGCGCTTGATCAAGGGTGGCGGAGCGGCGCTGCTGCGCGAGAAGATCGTCGCCGCGGCCTCCGCCCGCATGATCGTGATCGCCGACGACGGCAAGCTGGTGCAGAAGCTCGGCCGCTTCCCGTTGCCGATCGAAGTCGTGCCGTTCGGGCTGGAGGCGACGCGGCGCGCCGTGGCCGAAGCCATCGCCGCGTCCGGAGCGGCCGGTGAACTCTCGCTGCGCCAGAAGGCGGATGGCAGCACGCTCGTGACAGACGGGGGGCATTTCATTCTGGACGCGCATCTCGGCGCCATCGACCGGCCGGAATTGCTGGCTCAGGCCCTCAACACCGTGCCGGGCGTGGTCGAGCACGGCCTGTTCATCGGACTGGCGGCGGGGGCCATCCTGGCAGGGGCGGATGGGCTCAAGCTGCTCGGCCGGATCGAATGA
- a CDS encoding conserved exported hypothetical protein (Evidence 4 : Unknown function but conserved in other organisms), translated as MSKINAIPAGFARLAAGAGFSLLCVGSAFAGPFEFAPSPQTDLNRVYRIDKATGEVGACQFQLKEGGVGVTVCFPAGEGAGPQAPSDYGLMPSRHEREGGIFRVNIRTGEMSICYVFDDKTVCTPQTK; from the coding sequence ATGTCGAAAATCAACGCAATACCGGCCGGCTTCGCACGGCTGGCGGCCGGAGCCGGTTTCTCGCTGCTGTGCGTAGGCTCGGCCTTCGCCGGTCCGTTCGAATTCGCGCCTTCGCCGCAGACCGACCTCAACCGCGTCTATCGAATCGACAAGGCGACCGGAGAGGTGGGCGCCTGCCAGTTCCAGCTCAAGGAGGGCGGCGTCGGCGTCACGGTCTGCTTCCCGGCGGGCGAGGGTGCGGGCCCTCAGGCGCCGAGCGATTACGGGCTGATGCCGTCGCGGCACGAGCGCGAAGGCGGCATCTTCCGCGTCAACATCCGCACCGGCGAGATGAGCATCTGCTATGTCTTCGACGACAAGACGGTGTGCACGCCGCAGACGAAATGA
- the gph gene encoding Phosphoglycolate phosphatase, whose translation MSLPPIVVFDLDGTLAETAPDIMRVLNVILVREGLAALPLARARELVGAGARALIERGFKVSGRPLDADTLERLFADFLTIYAEDVASNSHLFDGVLDALDTLADDGYALAVCTNKPILHTRLILDHFGIAERFAAVAGRDSFPFFKPDPRHLTLTIEAAKADPARAVMIGDSRTDIATARAAGIPTICVPFGYTDVPIETLEPDFVIQHFSELPDAVDRVLNLVPARP comes from the coding sequence ATGAGCCTGCCTCCCATCGTCGTCTTCGATCTCGACGGAACGCTCGCCGAGACAGCGCCGGACATCATGCGGGTCCTGAACGTCATCCTGGTGCGCGAGGGTCTCGCCGCGCTGCCGCTGGCAAGGGCGCGCGAACTCGTCGGCGCCGGCGCGCGCGCCCTGATCGAGCGCGGCTTCAAGGTCTCCGGGCGGCCGCTCGACGCCGACACGCTGGAGCGGCTCTTCGCCGATTTCCTGACGATCTATGCCGAGGACGTCGCCTCGAACAGCCATCTCTTCGACGGTGTCCTGGATGCGCTCGACACGCTCGCCGATGATGGCTACGCGCTGGCCGTCTGCACCAACAAGCCGATCCTGCACACGCGCCTGATCCTCGACCATTTCGGCATCGCCGAGCGTTTCGCCGCCGTGGCGGGGCGCGACAGCTTTCCGTTCTTCAAACCCGATCCACGCCACCTCACCCTGACCATCGAGGCGGCGAAGGCCGATCCGGCGCGCGCCGTGATGATCGGCGATTCGCGCACCGACATCGCGACGGCCCGCGCAGCGGGCATCCCAACGATCTGCGTCCCCTTCGGCTATACCGACGTGCCGATCGAGACGCTGGAACCGGATTTCGTCATCCAGCATTTCAGCGAACTGCCCGATGCTGTGGATCGTGTCCTCAATCTGGTGCCCGCACGTCCTTGA
- a CDS encoding putative phage related integrase (Evidence 3 : Putative function from multiple computational evidences) — protein sequence MHVMEAYLNGHATTIRSEGQALRAVDLVVEYLKTVKQVSAPLSFWTPSRQLDFAGWLHRTHQHGAATIERVINVLGAAMNDAAAVKMRLDAIGQPVEGAIVSHVPKIVYQGERIAKELKLPPPKKGGYVPTMVEMATFIDALETPHLRRWVIMALNTWARPEAITDFTPAAQYDRRLGAIDLNPPGRVQNDKRRPALPITRGLADWIDHWQAEDLARFEQRYGRRPNEEIPLLVYKLKRVGTVKKAVKRIADEAGVPELTQYSTRRFMATMVRKLCPFVTRERRSMWLGHVVEEGSSTTDHYEGFAVEALEEVAIATDFVISELQKLTKTKLFAIEVRLNAAELRRIGANPKSKKALLDNGLNGGRCRVRTCDPSRVKGVLYR from the coding sequence GTGCATGTGATGGAGGCCTATCTGAATGGTCATGCGACGACGATTCGTAGCGAGGGGCAGGCGCTGCGCGCTGTCGACCTCGTCGTCGAGTATCTGAAGACCGTGAAGCAGGTCTCCGCTCCGCTATCGTTCTGGACGCCATCCCGGCAACTCGATTTTGCCGGCTGGCTTCATCGAACGCATCAGCACGGCGCCGCGACTATCGAACGCGTGATAAACGTGCTGGGCGCAGCGATGAACGATGCCGCGGCGGTCAAGATGCGTCTCGATGCGATCGGGCAACCGGTCGAAGGCGCAATCGTTTCGCATGTGCCGAAGATCGTCTACCAGGGCGAACGTATCGCCAAAGAGCTGAAGCTGCCGCCACCGAAGAAGGGCGGCTATGTGCCGACGATGGTCGAGATGGCGACCTTCATCGACGCGCTGGAGACACCGCACCTGCGCCGCTGGGTAATCATGGCGCTGAACACTTGGGCGAGGCCCGAGGCAATCACGGATTTCACCCCAGCCGCGCAATATGACAGGCGTCTCGGCGCGATCGACCTGAACCCGCCCGGCCGCGTCCAGAATGACAAGCGCAGGCCGGCCCTTCCTATCACGCGCGGCTTGGCGGACTGGATCGATCACTGGCAGGCGGAGGATCTGGCGCGCTTCGAGCAGCGATACGGCCGGCGGCCAAATGAAGAGATCCCGCTACTCGTCTACAAGCTCAAGCGGGTCGGCACAGTCAAAAAGGCTGTGAAGCGAATCGCTGACGAAGCGGGCGTGCCGGAGCTGACGCAGTATTCGACGCGGCGTTTCATGGCGACGATGGTCCGCAAGCTTTGCCCATTCGTGACCCGCGAGCGCCGCTCGATGTGGCTTGGCCACGTCGTAGAGGAGGGCTCCTCGACCACGGATCACTATGAAGGTTTCGCGGTTGAAGCTCTCGAAGAGGTCGCGATTGCCACGGATTTCGTGATCAGCGAGCTTCAGAAGCTGACCAAAACTAAGCTGTTTGCGATTGAAGTTCGATTGAACGCCGCAGAACTGCGCCGGATCGGTGCCAACCCCAAATCCAAAAAGGCCTTATTGGACAATGGGTTGAATGGTGGGCGATGCAGGGTTCGAACCTGCGACCCCTCCCGTGTGAAGGGAGTGCTCTACCGCTGA
- a CDS encoding conserved hypothetical protein (Evidence 4 : Unknown function but conserved in other organisms) gives MLLASAHVIDPDAYLSEAQVEERWRFLKPGEMRRARKKGLVAFYAFPNGPHYTAEAVQEYLDRSYHRSAAWPNESKRETNSEAMPSDGNSAVTTSKFLTPIAAVSTTPVAMTPELALSAAEACVQRMARKQSKPSSPSSRPRRHAPPANARDQARF, from the coding sequence ATGCTTCTCGCCAGCGCGCACGTCATCGATCCCGACGCCTATCTCTCGGAAGCTCAGGTCGAGGAGCGTTGGCGATTCCTCAAGCCCGGCGAGATGCGCCGGGCTCGCAAAAAGGGACTGGTTGCCTTCTACGCCTTTCCCAACGGCCCCCACTACACGGCGGAAGCTGTGCAGGAATATCTCGATCGCAGCTATCACCGGAGTGCAGCGTGGCCCAACGAAAGCAAAAGGGAGACGAACAGCGAGGCGATGCCGTCGGATGGGAATTCGGCGGTTACTACCTCGAAGTTCCTCACCCCGATCGCGGCGGTGTCTACTACGCCTGTCGCTATGACGCCGGAGCTCGCGCTGTCCGCCGCCGAAGCTTGCGTACAGCGGATGGCGAGGAAGCAAAGCAAGCCCTCGTCGCCCTCGTCGCGGCCGCGCCGGCACGCTCCGCCAGCGAATGCCCGGGACCAGGCCAGGTTCTGA
- a CDS encoding conserved hypothetical protein (Evidence 4 : Unknown function but conserved in other organisms) codes for MIAASFASPFANPVSFLCELTAPFHENVREKNALSSRRWSMAERFSSSVLTFIVLGIIGSDGTKEARDMTFHDPEDARRWRRRLKRQREYQRKYRERLIAERTPERSDIATACLEACMTISRGQFSELQQLAKAIVDRLVSRGFDRAQSIERIQQVAAKLQDRARREAED; via the coding sequence ATGATCGCCGCCTCCTTCGCCTCGCCGTTCGCTAACCCCGTGAGCTTCCTTTGTGAGCTCACGGCGCCCTTCCATGAAAACGTAAGGGAAAAAAACGCGCTGAGCTCACGCCGGTGGTCTATGGCCGAGCGCTTTTCTTCTTCAGTTCTGACTTTCATCGTTTTGGGGATCATCGGGTCTGACGGGACCAAGGAGGCCCGTGACATGACCTTCCATGATCCAGAGGATGCGCGCCGCTGGCGCCGGCGCCTGAAGAGGCAGAGGGAATATCAGCGGAAGTATCGCGAGCGGCTGATCGCCGAGCGAACGCCGGAGCGGTCTGACATCGCAACAGCATGCCTCGAGGCGTGCATGACCATTTCGCGAGGTCAGTTCTCAGAACTCCAGCAGCTCGCAAAAGCGATCGTCGATCGCCTGGTCAGCCGAGGCTTCGATCGCGCGCAGTCCATCGAGCGCATTCAGCAGGTTGCCGCCAAGCTGCAGGACCGCGCTAGGCGGGAGGCGGAGGACTGA
- a CDS encoding PhageMin_Tail domain-containing protein — protein sequence MVTVVRAEAVLTAQSKLKPGLAKAAAELSQFRAMQTKASAAFNSTAARAMAFQQRTSAAVAAAQGRMLAAGRSQLVTLGGPAALAASYKQFADVDREITRIGLTANASADELGGVRKEIEGIAYETAQSSGKVTGGLGVLVAQGRSLKESLEFLPSVARTAAATGSEVADIAKSADAVASNFKIAGTQMQKAFDIMSEGGKAGQFELPDMARYLPSLAPAASAVGFTGTKGLAELVSILQVMRKGSGSPEEAFTSLNNILMKMDSDETRKNFKKFGIDSSKALEQTRKSGGNVIETFERLIDIATKGDNAKIGEIVKDQEFKRGVLALRTYRGEWQKMVEAILKLAPGSVARDLTRVTNDARAQIDRMFSAVENRAVQVGGVLAKHIVLPAEEAIKRIEEGKNPTVNRVNEWAKHYNADVIAVQEMRGDPKGDYDPDSRRLIDARKEFLQRQEIDDKRTRLEAELATLAAKRKKLSDDATAGNEILPPHLADANSARSSDEVSAIDRQISALKEQINAINMLAAASNELNLKIAEVQGARDKAMAPSMSLKNVSTDVGAMGEAGRNAGRQFKEALEAELAAVPGAIAPQIARIKAILDFTASPSINPRVNGSVSGLPTGKQGPN from the coding sequence ATGGTGACGGTCGTTCGAGCTGAAGCTGTACTCACGGCACAAAGCAAGTTGAAGCCAGGCCTCGCGAAGGCCGCTGCGGAACTCTCGCAGTTCCGGGCGATGCAGACGAAGGCAAGCGCGGCATTCAATTCCACGGCTGCGCGCGCCATGGCGTTTCAGCAGCGTACCTCCGCTGCCGTCGCTGCCGCCCAAGGGCGCATGCTGGCGGCAGGCCGCAGCCAGCTCGTCACGCTCGGCGGACCGGCCGCGCTTGCAGCCTCCTACAAGCAGTTCGCTGATGTGGATCGCGAGATCACCCGGATCGGTCTGACCGCGAACGCATCCGCTGACGAGCTCGGTGGCGTCCGCAAGGAGATCGAGGGTATTGCTTACGAGACCGCGCAGTCGTCCGGCAAGGTGACCGGCGGCCTCGGCGTTCTGGTTGCGCAAGGCAGGTCGCTGAAGGAAAGCTTGGAGTTCCTGCCCAGTGTCGCCCGCACCGCTGCCGCCACGGGATCGGAGGTCGCCGATATCGCGAAGTCGGCCGATGCCGTTGCGAGCAACTTCAAGATCGCCGGCACCCAAATGCAAAAGGCTTTCGATATCATGTCGGAAGGCGGAAAAGCCGGGCAGTTCGAGCTCCCCGACATGGCCCGATATCTACCCAGCCTGGCGCCCGCAGCCTCTGCGGTAGGGTTCACGGGCACGAAGGGGCTGGCCGAGCTGGTCTCGATCCTGCAGGTCATGCGCAAAGGCTCGGGTAGTCCGGAGGAAGCGTTCACGTCGCTCAACAACATCCTGATGAAGATGGATAGCGACGAGACGCGGAAGAATTTCAAGAAATTCGGGATCGATTCATCGAAAGCTCTGGAGCAGACGCGCAAATCCGGCGGCAACGTCATCGAAACGTTCGAGCGCCTGATCGACATCGCAACCAAGGGCGACAACGCGAAAATCGGCGAGATCGTCAAAGATCAAGAGTTCAAGCGGGGCGTGCTGGCCCTTCGCACCTATCGGGGCGAGTGGCAGAAGATGGTCGAGGCAATTCTGAAGCTGGCTCCCGGGTCTGTCGCACGCGATCTCACGCGCGTCACGAACGATGCCCGTGCTCAGATCGACCGCATGTTCTCCGCGGTAGAGAACCGCGCTGTGCAGGTAGGCGGCGTTCTAGCGAAGCACATCGTTCTCCCGGCCGAGGAGGCGATCAAGCGGATTGAGGAGGGAAAGAACCCGACCGTCAATCGCGTCAATGAATGGGCGAAACACTACAACGCCGATGTCATCGCAGTGCAGGAGATGCGCGGAGATCCGAAGGGCGACTACGACCCGGATAGCCGTCGCCTGATCGACGCGCGGAAGGAGTTTCTTCAGCGCCAGGAGATCGACGACAAACGTACGCGACTGGAAGCCGAGCTCGCCACGCTCGCTGCGAAGCGAAAAAAGCTTTCCGACGATGCCACGGCCGGGAACGAGATTTTGCCGCCGCACCTGGCGGACGCTAACTCGGCGCGCTCGTCCGACGAAGTCAGTGCGATCGATCGGCAGATCTCGGCACTGAAGGAGCAGATCAACGCGATCAATATGCTGGCCGCTGCGTCGAATGAGCTGAATCTGAAGATTGCCGAGGTCCAGGGCGCGCGTGACAAAGCGATGGCCCCGAGCATGTCGCTCAAGAACGTGAGCACCGATGTCGGCGCGATGGGCGAAGCCGGCCGCAACGCCGGTCGTCAGTTCAAGGAAGCACTTGAAGCCGAACTCGCCGCGGTGCCCGGAGCGATCGCACCGCAGATCGCTCGCATCAAGGCGATACTCGACTTCACCGCGTCCCCGTCGATCAACCCTCGCGTCAACGGTAGCGTCAGCGGGCTCCCGACCGGCAAACAGGGGCCGAACTGA
- a CDS encoding conserved hypothetical protein (Evidence 4 : Unknown function but conserved in other organisms), producing the protein METLAELQAQLSKLRNARATGAARVEFVSGETRRVVEYKSDADLAAAIADVERRLAALSRSPITTIRFSYSKGA; encoded by the coding sequence ATGGAAACCCTCGCCGAGCTCCAGGCCCAGCTCTCCAAGCTCCGGAACGCCCGTGCCACCGGCGCGGCGAGGGTCGAATTCGTCAGCGGCGAGACGCGGCGCGTCGTCGAATACAAGTCGGACGCCGATCTCGCAGCCGCTATCGCCGACGTGGAGCGTCGCCTTGCGGCGCTCTCGCGGTCCCCCATCACCACCATCCGCTTCAGCTATTCCAAGGGGGCCTGA
- a CDS encoding ATP-dependent Clp protease proteolytic subunit: MNAVTPIAASEPMAEEAIITRALPQAATSWNAETWTVDATLATPGAGVTRYDARGEYSEFLSFENQSWPVQIPLLDSHRRDSIDARLGSVDTLRAVGGELHGRIRLSRHHPLSQRIAAEIADGHTLGVSIGYITREQRERTNPSTKRREMTATRLDLLEASLVTIPADRSAGLRSHSMTVIPAPVEMPVSTPASPPVNAAASTQERAEAANTIVDRAAVNGEIRSIARLSGLDQAWVDSQIDGNATADNARQAAFAAMSQRAAPAGQVRNTSISIGTDPSDPELRVRQVGEALYARHNPGHQLSEPARQFFGLSTLDIARESLRLRGMATTGLSAATIVERAMHATSDFPLILGDAVGRTLRESYRAAPSGLKLLGRKTTARDFRTKHRLQISEGPRLKQVVEGGEFEQGTFDEAKESYKLSTWGRIFSISRTAIVNDDLGAFTDLARRLGQAAAATEAQILVDLLVSGSGNGPTMSDGKPLFHADHGNKATSGSAISVGSLSIARSALRKQVGLTGEAIDISPRYILVGPDKETEAEQLLTVLNPAKAEDTNPFAGKLAIAVDARLTGNRWYVSADPATVDGLEYAYLEGEEGVVIETKAGFEVDGVQVKARVDFGAGFVDHRGWYTNAGA, translated from the coding sequence ATGAACGCCGTCACGCCCATCGCGGCCTCCGAGCCCATGGCGGAAGAAGCCATCATCACCCGCGCCTTGCCCCAGGCCGCAACGAGCTGGAACGCGGAGACCTGGACGGTCGATGCCACGCTCGCAACGCCGGGCGCGGGCGTGACGCGCTATGACGCGCGCGGCGAATATTCCGAGTTTCTGTCATTCGAGAATCAGTCATGGCCTGTCCAGATCCCTCTTCTGGACAGCCATCGGCGGGACAGCATCGATGCCCGGCTTGGCAGTGTCGACACTCTCAGAGCTGTCGGCGGGGAACTGCATGGCCGCATCAGGCTGTCCCGCCACCATCCCCTTTCCCAGCGGATCGCCGCGGAGATCGCGGACGGGCACACGCTCGGCGTCTCCATCGGCTACATCACGCGCGAACAGCGCGAGCGAACCAATCCCTCGACGAAGCGCCGCGAAATGACCGCGACGCGCCTCGACCTGCTGGAGGCATCGCTCGTCACCATCCCCGCCGACCGCTCTGCTGGCTTGAGGAGCCACAGCATGACGGTTATCCCCGCACCGGTCGAAATGCCGGTCAGCACGCCGGCGTCCCCGCCGGTCAACGCCGCGGCGTCGACCCAGGAACGGGCCGAAGCCGCCAACACCATCGTCGACCGCGCCGCGGTCAATGGCGAGATCCGCTCGATCGCCCGCCTCTCCGGCCTCGATCAGGCCTGGGTCGACTCGCAGATCGACGGCAATGCGACCGCCGACAACGCGCGTCAGGCGGCATTCGCTGCCATGTCCCAGCGTGCTGCGCCGGCAGGTCAGGTTCGCAACACCTCGATCAGCATCGGCACGGATCCGTCCGACCCGGAGCTGCGGGTTCGCCAAGTCGGTGAGGCGCTCTATGCCCGGCACAATCCGGGTCATCAGCTCTCGGAACCGGCGCGCCAGTTCTTCGGTCTCAGCACGCTCGATATCGCGCGCGAGAGCCTCCGACTGCGCGGCATGGCAACCACCGGGCTTTCGGCAGCGACGATCGTCGAGCGTGCCATGCATGCGACGAGCGATTTTCCGCTGATCCTGGGTGATGCCGTTGGTCGGACGTTGCGTGAATCGTATCGCGCGGCTCCCTCCGGCCTGAAGCTTCTGGGCCGGAAGACCACGGCGCGCGACTTCCGCACGAAGCATCGCCTGCAGATATCGGAAGGGCCGCGGCTGAAGCAAGTCGTTGAAGGCGGCGAATTCGAGCAGGGCACCTTCGACGAGGCGAAGGAGAGCTACAAGCTCTCGACCTGGGGCCGTATCTTCTCGATCTCGCGGACGGCGATCGTGAACGACGACCTCGGTGCCTTCACCGACCTCGCCCGCCGCCTCGGCCAGGCCGCTGCCGCGACGGAGGCGCAGATCCTCGTCGATCTGCTTGTTTCCGGCAGCGGCAACGGTCCGACCATGTCGGACGGCAAGCCGCTGTTCCACGCCGATCACGGGAACAAGGCTACCTCGGGCTCGGCAATCTCGGTTGGTTCCTTGTCGATCGCTCGCAGCGCGTTGCGCAAGCAGGTCGGCCTGACCGGCGAAGCGATCGATATTTCGCCCCGCTATATCCTCGTCGGTCCCGACAAGGAGACCGAGGCCGAGCAACTGCTCACGGTGCTGAACCCAGCCAAGGCGGAGGACACGAACCCCTTCGCCGGCAAGCTCGCGATCGCGGTGGACGCCCGCCTGACCGGCAATCGCTGGTACGTCTCGGCCGATCCAGCCACCGTCGACGGGCTCGAATACGCCTATCTGGAAGGTGAGGAGGGCGTCGTCATCGAGACCAAAGCAGGCTTCGAGGTCGACGGTGTCCAGGTGAAGGCGCGCGTCGATTTCGGCGCCGGCTTCGTCGATCACCGCGGCTGGTACACCAACGCGGGAGCCTGA
- a CDS encoding Phage portal protein — translation MKLPAFAQKLLGRSGKAPALRSFEGAGAGRRWSGFADMPSAIASMLASGGTLARRGRGLVANNGHAASGAEAWTSALVGTGLKVQARRPGVAQIFEGWTDEADADGLTDFYGLQATMARSMVVSGEAFALILPNGQIRQIDPEQVDRNLTQATAAGGRIVQGVEFDPAGRKIAFHIRRDQPGMPLAVSYEIVRVPADRCIHMFRPIFPGQVRGLSWFAPVLLRMADFDRAIDAQLQRQLVASLLTGFVVAPNGDAGGFFGEQNGPVLQAGLEPGTMQVIPPGHDVRFSEAAPIGAEAIDFLKVTRDEVAAGLGVPSHVLSGDLSQANYSSLRAGLVEWRRRVETIQHSVIVFQFCRPIWRNWLLQRALAGSPDMAGYFNNPADFEAAKWITPRFDWVDPLKDAEAEIAAIGAGLMSRRQAVAARGYDIEQLDAEIAADNARATGLGLAFTNGRPRTIERESA, via the coding sequence ATGAAACTGCCCGCTTTCGCCCAGAAGCTGCTCGGCCGCTCCGGTAAGGCACCTGCGCTGCGGTCCTTCGAAGGTGCCGGTGCCGGTCGCCGCTGGTCCGGCTTCGCTGACATGCCCAGCGCCATCGCCTCGATGCTGGCGAGCGGCGGCACGCTCGCTCGCCGTGGTCGCGGCCTGGTCGCCAACAATGGCCATGCCGCCAGCGGAGCCGAAGCCTGGACGAGCGCTCTGGTCGGAACCGGCCTCAAGGTTCAGGCGCGTCGGCCGGGTGTCGCACAAATTTTCGAGGGCTGGACCGATGAGGCAGACGCAGACGGGCTGACGGATTTCTATGGTCTCCAGGCCACCATGGCGCGTTCCATGGTCGTCAGTGGTGAGGCTTTCGCACTGATCCTGCCAAATGGGCAGATTCGGCAGATCGACCCGGAGCAAGTCGACCGCAACCTGACGCAGGCCACGGCGGCTGGCGGCCGGATCGTCCAGGGCGTCGAGTTCGACCCCGCCGGCCGGAAGATCGCGTTCCACATCCGACGGGATCAGCCAGGGATGCCGCTGGCGGTTTCCTACGAAATCGTGCGCGTGCCTGCGGATCGCTGCATCCATATGTTCCGCCCTATCTTCCCGGGCCAGGTTCGTGGCCTGTCGTGGTTCGCCCCAGTGTTGCTGCGTATGGCTGATTTCGACCGCGCGATCGACGCGCAGCTTCAGCGCCAGCTCGTCGCATCGCTGCTGACCGGCTTCGTAGTAGCGCCGAATGGCGACGCAGGTGGCTTCTTCGGAGAGCAGAACGGTCCTGTTCTGCAGGCAGGCCTCGAGCCAGGCACGATGCAGGTTATTCCGCCCGGCCATGATGTCCGCTTCAGCGAGGCAGCGCCCATCGGCGCAGAGGCTATCGATTTCCTGAAAGTGACCCGGGACGAGGTTGCTGCCGGTCTCGGCGTCCCTTCGCATGTTCTGTCCGGAGATCTGAGCCAGGCGAATTATTCGAGCCTGCGCGCCGGGCTCGTCGAGTGGCGCCGCCGCGTCGAGACTATCCAGCACAGCGTGATCGTTTTCCAGTTCTGCCGGCCCATCTGGCGGAATTGGCTGCTGCAGCGGGCGCTCGCCGGCAGCCCGGATATGGCCGGCTATTTCAACAATCCCGCCGATTTCGAAGCCGCGAAGTGGATCACGCCGCGCTTCGACTGGGTCGATCCGCTCAAGGATGCCGAAGCGGAGATCGCGGCGATCGGCGCCGGCCTTATGAGCCGCCGGCAGGCCGTTGCCGCCCGTGGGTACGACATCGAGCAGCTCGATGCCGAGATCGCGGCCGATAATGCCCGGGCGACGGGGCTCGGGCTCGCATTTACCAATGGTCGTCCGCGCACCATCGAAAGGGAGAGCGCATGA
- a CDS encoding conserved hypothetical protein (Evidence 4 : Unknown function but conserved in other organisms): protein MSVVIFPRRHLGQQNPSAFVLRLPVVDMKVEQQVFSGVDALTQAAALAEYERLVAAISAAEESGKRLAALMRPFVVEAAR, encoded by the coding sequence ATGAGCGTCGTCATCTTTCCGCGTCGGCATCTAGGTCAGCAGAATCCCAGCGCCTTCGTGCTGCGCCTGCCGGTGGTCGATATGAAAGTGGAGCAGCAGGTCTTCAGCGGGGTCGATGCCCTCACGCAGGCCGCAGCGCTTGCCGAATACGAGCGGTTGGTTGCCGCGATCAGCGCCGCTGAGGAGAGCGGCAAGCGCCTCGCCGCGCTGATGCGGCCTTTCGTGGTGGAGGCGGCGCGATGA